TTCTTCACGGAAGTGCATCTCGCTGGTGGAATAATCGATGTCCATGATGGTCAGGCGCCGCCAGTGACGACAATAGTTTCGCCGTTGACCCAGCGGCTGTCATGGCTGGCAAGGAACGCGACCACATCGGCCAGACCATCCGGCTGGCCAATGCGTTTTAGCGGGTGAGCACGCGCCGACCTTTCGCGTGCATCGGCGGGCATTCCGTCGGTGATGAGGTCGGTGTCGACCATGCCGGGCTGTATCGCGTTGACTGTGATCCGGCGCGGCGCGAGTTCGGTTGCCCAGACGCGCGTAAAGGCATCGACCGCCGCCTTTGAACCCGAATATGCGGAAAGCCCGCCTACGCGCGCTATCGTCGCGGTGCTCGAAAAGTTGATGATGCGTCCATCGTCGCGCATCAGCGGCAGCATTTTCTGGGTCGTGAAAAATAGACCGCGCGCGTTTAGGCCAAATGTCTCATCATACGCCTCTGTCGTTGTCTTCTCGAGCGTGGGCATACCGCCTGCCCCACGCCCGGCGTTGTTGACGAGGATATCCACACCGGAAACTCTGGCAACGATCTCTGCCACCATCCGGTCGATATCCGACAGGTTCGACACATCCGCCTGTACGGAAAACGCAGATCCGCCAGTGGCTTCGATCTGTTCAACCAGCGATCGCGCCTGACCGGCGCTTCGCGAGTAGTTGACGATGACCTGAGCGCCGTCTGACGCAAGCCGTAACGCAATCCCCCGTCCGATCCCCCGTCCTGCGCCCGTCACCAAAGCAATTTTGCCGCTCAGCCTGCCCGCCATATAAAATCGCCTATCAATTTGTTCTCGTTGTCACCTGTATCTGAGTCTATTGCGCGATGATCAAGGGCGATCTTGACGAAAGGCGTGCAGACTGTCGCACGACACCGACAGGGCGTCGAACACTTACATACCGGTATTCGGCAGCTTAATCAGGCAGGAACGCAGGACGTCGGCAATGCCCACGCGGACTCGTGCGATGGGCTGTTACCAACGCGCGGCACGCCGGTAAGCGCCGCCATTAGCATCCCGGCGGTCTGCTCTGCAGTTTCCCGTATCGGCAAACGTGGGCGTGACAGAGTGCGATGACCAAGGCCGAACAAAAGCCCGAGAAGCACCTCTTCGGCACCATCGAGACTTTCTTCAGAAAGTGCCGGATTGGTTATGATAGCCATCTTGCGGACGATTGAGCGGTAACGTTCGCATATTTCGCCGATCTGGTCGGCGACTGCGGGGTTGCGATACGCTTCTGCCAGAATTTCGAACGACAATGACTCTTCTGTTTCTGACAGGGAACGGGTTGCGAGCTGGACAAACGCGTCCCTGATCGACAGCGCGCCGCCGTCTACCGCTTTCAGAACATCATCGAACGCGCTCGTTTTCAATTCGGAACTGTCCGAAACGATTGCCAGTATGACGGCGTTCTTGTCTTTGAAAAGGCGATAGATTTGACCAACGCTCACGTTCGCCTTGATCGCCAGCTCTGAAACCGGGGTCTGATGAAAGCCCTGCGACGCGAACAATTGCCGGGCCGCGGCAAGAATGCGCTCTCGCGGGCCTGGGTTATGCTGCACCGCAACCAAATTTACCTCCGCTCCGACTTTTTGCTTGACCCGTTCCTTGCACGGTAATAGCTAGCGAGGCAAGCGGAATGATCGTTCATTCCTGCGTTTGCTTTATTAGGGATTTGTTATGCGTCGGATCAAAATCATGCGGTCCGTGGCTCTCGCGGCCTTGGTCGTGACCGGTGCATGCAGCAAAGCCCCGCCCCCGCCACGGCCAGCTCCAAACGTGGGCGTGGTTACGGTAAAGCTGGAGCCGGTGACGCTCACAACCGAGCTGCCGGGGCGCATCACTGCCGTGGAAACGTCAGAGGTTCGACCACAGGTGGCTGGCGTTATCCGCCGCCGCCTGTTTACCGAAGGCTCGCTGGTCCACGCAGGTCAGGTTCTGTACGAGATTGAGGATGCGCCCTATCGTGCGGCGCTCGGTTCGGCGGAAGGGCAGTTGGGCGCGGCTCAGTCGCAGATCAACGCCACCCGCCTTCTGGCACAGCGCTACGGTCAGCTTGTTGCGGTAAATGCCGTCAGCAAGCAGGAAGCCG
The DNA window shown above is from Sphingomonas paeninsulae and carries:
- a CDS encoding TetR/AcrR family transcriptional regulator, with product MQHNPGPRERILAAARQLFASQGFHQTPVSELAIKANVSVGQIYRLFKDKNAVILAIVSDSSELKTSAFDDVLKAVDGGALSIRDAFVQLATRSLSETEESLSFEILAEAYRNPAVADQIGEICERYRSIVRKMAIITNPALSEESLDGAEEVLLGLLFGLGHRTLSRPRLPIRETAEQTAGMLMAALTGVPRVGNSPSHESAWALPTSCVPA
- a CDS encoding glucose 1-dehydrogenase, coding for MAGRLSGKIALVTGAGRGIGRGIALRLASDGAQVIVNYSRSAGQARSLVEQIEATGGSAFSVQADVSNLSDIDRMVAEIVARVSGVDILVNNAGRGAGGMPTLEKTTTEAYDETFGLNARGLFFTTQKMLPLMRDDGRIINFSSTATIARVGGLSAYSGSKAAVDAFTRVWATELAPRRITVNAIQPGMVDTDLITDGMPADARERSARAHPLKRIGQPDGLADVVAFLASHDSRWVNGETIVVTGGA